DNA from Chryseomicrobium sp. FSL W7-1435:
TATCTGGATTTGCATTTGGTATCGGCGCAGAACGTATCGCCATGTTGAAATATGGTGTTGAAGATATTCGTCATTTCTATACAAACGATATGCGGTTTATCAAGCAATTCGAACGCAGTGAAGGGTAGGAGGAGATAGCATGTTAGTATCACTTAAATGGTTAGCCGATTACGTGGATTTGGCGGGTGAAAATCTAGAAGAACTTGCTGAGAAAATTACACGTTCAGGAATTGAAGTAGACGGCATAGAAGTCCGATCTCAAGAAATGAAAAATGTAGTGATTGGTCATGTAGTAGCGAAGGATAAGCATCCAGAAGCCGATAAATTGAACATCTGTCAAGTAGACGTGGGCGGAGAAGAGCTGTCCCAAATCGTTTGCGGAGCACCTAATGTCGACGCAGGACAGAAAGTTATTGTGGCTGTTCCAGGAGCGCGTTTACCTGGTGGCTTTAAGATTAAAAAAGCTAAATTACGAGGTCAAGAGTCTCACGGAATGATCTGTTCCCTTCAAGAGCTTGGCATCGAAGGCAAAGCGGTTCCAAAAGCGTTTGTTGACGGAATTTTTGTCTTGCCACAAGATGCGGTAGTCGGAGCAGATGCCCTTGAGTACCTAGCGCTTCACGATACAGTTCTTGAACTTGGTCTAACGCCGAACCGTGCAGATGCGATGAGCATGCTTGGAGTAGCGTATGAAGTAGCAGCCATTCTAGGAAAAGACGTCAAGCTTCCAGAAATCAGCTATGCTGAAGGCTCTGAGAAGGCAGCAGATTTCTTAACGCTAGAAGTCGAAGCAAAAGATGCAAACCCATACTACATCGCAAAAGTCATAAAAGATGTGAAGGTTGGACCGTCACCCCAATGGCTACAAAACCGCTTAATGGCTGTTGGCGTACGTCCACACAATAACGTGGTTGACGTGACAAACTATGTGTTGATGGAATACGGTCAACCGCTTCATGCATTTGACTACGACCGATTAGGAACGAAAAAAATCGTCGTTCGAATGGCGTCAGAAGGCGAAAAAATCACCACTCTTGATGATCAACAACGAACACTTGCAGCTACGGACCTCGTTATTACAAATGGAGAAGTTCCAGTAGCGGTAGCAGGTGTCATGGGCGGCGCAAACAGTGAAGTGAGTGACGCAACGACTACTATTGTCCTTGAGTCTGCCTATTTCACAGGAAGTTTTGTGCGTCAAACATCGAAGAAGCTAGGTCTTCGTTCAGATGCATCTGCTCGCTTTGAGAAGGGTGTGGACCCGAACCGTGTGGAGGCAGCTGCTGAACGCGCAGCGCAGTTGCTTGCTGAACTAGCTGGCGGAACAGTGCTCGCAGGAAGTGTCGTTGTCGACGAACTCGACAAAACACCGAAGAAAGTAATTGTGTCTCCAGATTTCATTAACGAGCGTTTAGGGATGAAAATCTCATTAGATGAGATGCAGCACATTTTAAGACGTCTTCAATTCCCATTTGAAGTAGCCAACGGATTGTTCTACATCGATGCACCTACACGCCGTCAAGATATCGTGATTCAAGAAGATATTGTGGAAGAGATTGCTCGCATGTACGGCTATGACCGTATCCCGATGACTCTTCCAGAAGGTGCGCATCAAGCAGGTGGATTATCCCCGTATCAAGCGAAGCGTCGACTAGTGCGACAAACACTTGAAGGTGCTGGTTTGTATCAAGCAGTGACGTACTCGTTAACATCGCATGAGCAGTCACAAAAGTTTGCTTTGCACCAAGCCGAGGTTACGAAATTGTTGATGCCGATGTCTGAAGAGCGCAGCACGCTTCGTCAAAGTTTGATTCCACATCTGATAGAAGCCGCTAGTTACAATGTGGCGCGACGAGTGGAGAGCGTAGCATTGTATGAAGTTGGGTCTGTTTTCCTTGATCAAGGTGCGGATGAATTGCCAACAGAAATTGAGCATGTAGCAGGTGTTGTGACGGGACTTTGGACAGACAACGCATGGCAAGGCGAGAAAAAGCCAGTCGATTTCTTTGTGGTCAAAGGAATTGTAGAGGCACTTGCAGCTAAGGTTGGAGTGACACTTTCTTATCAGCAAGCGAAGATGGATGGCTTGCACCCAGGTCGCACGGCAAACATTTTCTTAGGAGAAGAGCACGTTGGTTTTATTGGACAACTTCATCCAAACGAACAAAAACGTGTCGATCTAAAAGAAACGTATGTATTTGAGCTGAATCTTGAGAGCTTGATTGATGAGGAGCAACCAACGATTAGTTACTCGCAAGTATCTCGTTACCCTGCAATCACTCGTGATATTGCTTTAGTGGTTGAGCGCACTTTACCTGCAGCAACGTTGGAATCCATCATCAGAAGTTCAGGTGGCAGCTTAGTAACTGCTGTTCGTCTCTTTGATCTTTACCAAGGCGATAAAATGGCAGCAGACAAAAAATCAATTGCGTTTTCAATCACCTATCAAGATCCTGAGCGTACGTTGACGGATGAAGAAGTTGTGAAAACGCATGAACAAGTCGTTTCAGCGTTGGCACAGCAGGCGAATGCGGAACTTCGCGGATAAGTATTACCTGTGAAAACGACAATCTAGAAATCCAAGAACTGGGGCCGCTCAATTTGAGCGGCCCCAGCGCATTTTCTAGCAAGATCTTAAGAATCAAAAGTACTTTCTAGCGGAACACTTTAGTTGAGTGATTATTACGTTAGGAGCGTTGATTGTGACGTTAGCGAGGACCATTGTGACGTTAACTCGCTCCATTATAACGTTAGCGGTCGTCACTATGACATTGCTTTTATTATGGAAACTAAATCACATCTACAGAGTATAAAAACAGCAGCTTCTCAATACAAAAATGAGGAGCTGCTATTTTTCACTCAACGTTTCCTGGTTTATTCAAATTGTTAACTTCTATCCTTCAGTCTCTCCACAATTTTTACAGCCTTTTGAGTATTTGCAAAGTGAGACTTTGTAATAGTACGTAAATAATCTGCGCCTTTTACACGGATGATACGAGCAGCCACTTCATCGACTTTATCGCCAGCACCTTTAGGAATCGTGACACCAGCCGCTTCAGACAACTTATCCATTTCCTCCAAGAAAGCATTACGCGCTAAAATAGATGCGGCAGCAACAGATACGTGCAAACCTTCTGCTTTCGTTGCGAAATACACATTTTCTTCGACGATTTCTTTTTGCTTGGCAATATGACGGTAGTAAATGGACTTCTCCGCAAACTGATCGATTAAAATGGCGTCCGGTTTCTCATTGCCAAGTTTTCGCAAGACATGTTTTAAAGCTTGGTTGTGTAATAGCGCTTTGATTTTTCCTTGCGACCATTTTTTATCTGTCGCCTCATTATACTTGGCCATCGGAAGAACCAGAATACTGTGAGGGAAGGCTGCTTTAATATCCGGTGCAACTTTTCGAATAAACGTATCGTTCAATTGTTTAGAATCCTTGCACCCGAGCTCTTGGGCTAAGGCGATTTGATCTGCTGAAATGTAACAAGCAGCTACTGTGATAGGTCCAAAGAAATCACCAGTGCCTGTCTCATCAGAACCTAAAACAGAAAGTTGGTCGAATCCTGCTGGTAACAAGGCCGATTTTCTAGGGGGTTGCGAAGCGTCGTTTTGTTGCCACTGTTCGGCCTCACGCACGGCGCCACCACCCTGAAACATGACTTTTCCAGATTTGTATAAGCTAATTCTAGTATCAGAAAGCGCGGCTGCAAAAACCATGCCCGGTGCTTTCGCAGGTATCTCATAACGAGCATAGTGAGTTAGGAGCTTATTTATAGCGTCTTTTTGTAAGGTGATGACAATGTTTGACATTCGTTATGTTCCTTTCTTTCCATCTCTCTTCACTTCATGTTATCATAGATATTAGGATTTTCTGAGGAGGTCTTGTCTTTGTCAGATCAAAAAATTACACGGGTAGCTGTGGATATTTACGGCAATACATACAAAATGGCAGGGTACGAGTCAGCGGGCCATATGCGATTAGTGGCAACTATGGTCGATGATAAGATGCGCGAAATCCAATCGGCTAATCCTAGTTTGGATACCGCAAAGCTTGCAGTCTTGACAGCCGTCAATACGATGCATGACTATTTAAAAGTGAAAGAACAACTAGAAGAACTTGAACATGAATTGAAACAGTTAAAGGGCGGTCTAAATGGTTGATATTTTATTACTAATTATTCTTGTTGGAGGCATCATAGTAGGAGCAAAGCGAGGACTCATCGTTCAGTTTATTCACATGATTGGATTCGTTGTCGCTTTGATTGTTGCCTTTAAGTATTACAAACCTCTTGCAGAAAAATTTGTGCTGTGGATTCCATTCCCAGCGATTACTTCAAATTCTCAATTATCATTTGCAGTAGAAACTTTAGATTTGGACCAAACTTTCTATCGTATTATTGCATTTGCACTTCTTTTCTTTATTGTGAAGTTTGCACTTCAAATCGTCGCATCTATGTTTGATTTCTTGAAGTTCTTACCAGTATTAGGACAGCTAAGCAGTATTCTAGGTGCAATTCTTGGATTTATTGAAGTCTACTTTTTATTATTTGTCTTTCTATACGTTTTCGCCTTGCTACCAGTCGATTTCCTGCAAACGGCAATCGGTGGTTCAGCAATCGCTCACTTCATTTTAGAAAATACACCTTTCTTATCAGAAGCTGTTAAAGACTGGTGGTACATCTATCAGGAGAACCGTGCTGCATAAGGAAACCAAACTTCTCTCACCAACTGGGAGAAGTTTTTCTCGCTTTTACGACTAAGGAGTGGATCATTATGGACAAAAAAACAATCATTCGCGCACTTGAGCGTATCGCGCTTTTACTTGAACTACAAGGGGAGAATCCCTTCAAAGTGAGTGCTTTTCGAAAAGCAGCTCAGACATTGGAATTGGATGCTCGCAGTCTCTCTGAAATGGATGACCCGACCAAACTCAAAGGAATCGGAGCCGCTACTGGAGCCGTTATTACAGATTTGCTTACCAAAGGGGAATCGTCTTTGGTGAAAGAACTGGAAGAAAAAGTTCCTCAAGGCCTTGTTGAAATGTTGCAGATCCCTGGAATGGGTGGGAAAAAGATTGCTAAGCTGAACAAAGAGCTAGGCATTGAAACGTTAGATGATTTGCGAAGTGCATGTGAATCCAATAAAGTCCAAGCATTAGCAGGTTTCGGCAAAAAGACCGAAGAAAAAATTCTCAAGGAACTTGATCAACTGGCCAGTCGACCTGATCGCTACCCAATCTGGAAGCTGGAGCCGATAGTTGAACATATTGAATCATTACTTCAGGCACATCAAGCGGTTACACAAGCTTCAATAGCGGGTTCTTACCGCCGCACAAAAGAGACGAGCAAAGACTTGGACTTTGTTATTGCGACGGATCAAGTAGAGGAAGTGAAAACCCTTCTGAAAGAAACGCTAGACATAGAAGAAATGATTGCAGATGGAGATACAAAAATGTCTGTCGCGCTAGCTAAGCCTGAACGAGTAGATATTGATTTTCGATTTGTAAAAGAAGCAGAATTTGTCACAACTCTGCACCACTTTACAGGTTCCAAAGATCACAACATTCGTATGCGCCAACTGGCTAAAGAAAAGAACTGGAAAATTAGTGAGTATGGTGTCGAAAAAGAAGATGGTTCAGTCACTACTTACCAATCAGAGGAGCAATTTTTTGCTGACTTTGGCTTGCCATTCTTGCCACCGGCAGTACGCGAAAATGGACAAGAACTGGATAGACTGAACGAACTTACTTCCCTCATTCAACTTGAAGATATTGTTTCTGATCTTCATATGCACACAACTTGGTCAGATGGAGCGCATTCTTTAGAGGAAATGATTGAAGGCTGTATCGCCAAAGACTATCAATTAATGGTCATCACGGACCACTCACGTTATTTACGAGTAGCGAATGGTCTAACTCCAGAACGACTTAAAGAACAACATGAGAAAATTAAAGAGCTACAAAAAAAATATCCGTCCATTCATCTGTTATCAGGAACTGAAATGGACATTTTGCCAGATGGTTCCCTTGATTTTGAGGATGAGCTGTTGGCAGAACTGGATTTTGTCATTGCATCGATTCATTCAAGTTTTTCTCAGCCGCAGGATAAAATTATGGAGCGTCTTTATGCAGCGATTTCGAATCCTCATGTGGACATGATTGCTCACCCTACAGGACGGATTGTTGGAGAAAGACCTGGATATGAACCTGATGTCGAGCAACTGCTTCAGTGGGCAAAAGAATTCGACAAGATTATTGAATTAAATGCTAACCCGTACCGATTAGATTTAGCGGTAAATTGGTTGGAGCGCGCGCAAGAATTAGGTGTCAAGATAGCAATTAATACGGATGCGCATCATTTAGACCATCTACGCTTTATGGATATAGGTGTTCGTCATGCTCAAAAAGCATGGCTCAAGAAAGACTTAATCGTCAACACATGGGAACCTAAAAAACTACTGAGTCATTTATCCCGAGACTAAAGGAGGCGCACGATGATTACAAAAAAGGCGCTGAACACTCTAGAATACCCAAAGGTGATCGATAAGCTTAAGGGCTATACGACATCTTCTGTAGGAAAAGCAATTATTGAAGAATTAGTCCCGTCCACTTCCTTCGATCAAATTCAGGTTTGGACAGAAGAAACCGATGAGGCGTTGGCAGTTCTTCGAGTGAAAGGCAATGTACCACTTGGTGGATTATTCGATATTCGACCACATGCTAGAAGAGCTCAAATAGGCGGCGTGTTAAGTGCCATGGAGTTGATGGAAGTTGCATCAACTTTGCGTTCCAGCAAAATCATGCGCCGTTTTGTGGAAGATGTAGCATCGTCTGAAGATTTTTCTATTCAGCATTTGAAAGCTTATGCAGATAGTATTCCAGTGCTTACAGAACTTGAGCATGAGATCAATTCCTGCATAGATGAGAATGGTACCGTGCTAGATTCTGCTAGTCAGACATTACGCTCCATCCGTTCACAGTTACGTACTACCGTGCAACGTATTCGAGAGAAATTAGACAGTTACACGAGAGGTCAAAACGCAGCGAAAATGCTATCTGATGCTATCGTTACGATTCGAAATGATCGCTATGTGATTCCCGTAAAATCCGAGTATCGCAGTCATTATGGTGGGATTGTCCATGATCAATCGTCTTCTGGTCAAACCTTGTTTATAGAACCCAATGCAGTCGTGCAATTGAACAACGATGCCCGTGCTCTTCGCAGTAAAGAACAAGAAGAAATCGAGCGTATTTTAAAAGAATTGACAGCTCAAGTTGAACTTGTCGCATCTGACTTGTTCCATCTTGTGAAAACCATGGCTACTTTTGATGCGATTTTCGCGAAGGCGAAATATGGGACTGCTGAAAAGTGTACACGCCCGACTATTAACCAGGATGGCCGAATTCGGCTTGTGCGTGCACGTCACCCCTTGATTCCGTTACAAGAAGCAGTCGCTAACACGATTGAATTTGGCGATCCAGACACGGCAGTTGTTATTACTGGACCGAATACTGGAGGGAAGACGGTAACCCTGAAAACAGTCGGCTTGTGTACATTGATGGCGCAAAGTGGTATTCCAATTCCTGCACTTGACGGTTCTGAGATTGCTATCTTTGAATCCATTTTTGCGGATATTGGCGATGAACAATCGATTGAACAAAGCTTAAGTACATTTTCATCGCATATGGTGAATATTGTCGATATTTTAAAGAAATTTGACGACAAATCGTTAGTGCTCTTTGATGAGTTGGGAGCGGGAACAGACCCTCAAGAAGGGGCTGCTTTGGCGATTGCTATCCTTGATGCCGTTCATGGTAAAGGGGCACGAGTGATGGCCACGACCCACTATCCGGAGTTAAAAGCGTATGGCTATAATCGACCAGGTGTTATAAATGCTAGTGTTGAATTTGATGTTGAGACATTAAGTCCTACTTACAAGCTTTTGTTAGGTGTACCAGGACGAAGCAATGCTTTTGAAATTTCAAAACGTCTTGGCCTGCCGCAGCATATTATAACTCATGCAGAAGGTTTTACAGGAACTGATCGCAGTGAAGTGGACACGATGATTGCTTCGTTAGAAGAAAGTCGAAAACGAGCTGAACAAGATGCGGATCAAACTAAGCGTGTCTTAGAAGAGTCGGAAAAACTGAAGCAGCAATTGGCAGAGGAGCTTGCCACTTACGAAGCAAAGAAAGAACAGCTGACTGAAAAAGCCCGTGAAAAAGCACGGAAAATTGTAGAAGAAGCGCGACGTGAGTCCGAAACGGCAGTGAAAGAATTACGCGAACTGCAGAAACAAGCAGCATTCGGTGTGAAAGAACATGAAATCATTGAAGCCCGCAAACGTCTTGAAAATGCACTTCCCGTAAATCCGGTACTGAAAAAAGAAAAACAAAAGAAACAACGAGCCGAGAACTTGCAGGTAGGCGATGAAGTGAGAGTGCTGTCATTTGGTCAAAAAGGATCTCTTCTAGAGAAGCTCTCTGCTACCGAATGGGCAGTTCAAATCGGTGTCTTGAAGATGAAACTTCCAGAAAGTGATCTCGAGTTTGTGAAACCTGACAAACCAGAGCGCACAGTATTTGTGCACAATGTTGCTGGCCGTTCTGCGGGTGGTGTCAAACTAGAACTAGACCTGCGGGGAGAACGTTATGAAGACGCACTTCTTCGCACTGAAAAATATTTGGACGATGCCGTGCTAGCGAATTATCCACGAGTTTCTATCATTCACGGTAAAGGAACAGGGGCGCTACGCCAGGGGATTCAACAACTCTTGAAAAAAGACCGTCGAGTGAAAAGTTATCGCTTTGGTGAAGCAGGAGAAGGCGGCTACGGAGTGACCATTGTAGAATTAAAATAAAAGTGAAACCTCTTTGCCGGTCAATCGTACAACTAGAAAGTAGAAGCTTAAGTAGAGGGGGAGCAAGGTGTCACTTTTAGCCTTTTGGACACATCCGCTTGTGGAGTCTGCAGGATATTTCAGTGTAGTCATACTCTGTCTGATCATTGCGATGGTTTTATTCGAAATCGTTACAAAGTATAAAAACTGGGAAGAAATCAAAAAAGGAAATGTAGCTGTAGCACTGGCCACAGGAGGGAAGATATTTGGCGTCGCCAATATTTTTCGGTTTTCCATTGAAAAGCACTCTTCCTTTTTAGAGATGCTTGGTTGGGGTACATTTGGCTTTGCCTTATTAATTATTGCCTACTGGCTGTTCGAATTTTTAACACCTTCATTTAACGTTGACAAAGAAATTGAAAAAGACAATCGATCGGTTGGATTTATCTCTTTCATATTGTCAGTGGGGTTATCGTTTGTGATTGGGGCAAGTATTTCAAACTAGGAGTTTATTATGGAAAAATTAGCGAAAATATTGTTAGTAGTTAGCTTACTATTTATACTCGTGGGTGTTTATTACGTATTTCTACGATAATCGACAAGGATTGTGAAGAATTGATTCAATTCGGACCAGTCCTTGTTATTTTTTTGATATAAGTCATGACAATCGTCAAAAATAGATTGAATACTCATTCATTTTTTCATATACTAAAGTTAGGAATATTCACGCTATTCTAATCAAGGGGGTCTTCAAATGGTAGAAAAGGTATGGCTTAAGCATTACCCAGAACAAATTCCGCATACACTGACGTATGAGGAAATGCCTATCCAAGAGTTTTTAACGCGCTCTGCAACTAAGTTTCCAACGAACACAGCCCTTCATTTCATGGGCAAAGAAATGAATTATCAAGAGCTGTATGAATCATCTTTAAAGTTTGGGAATTACCTTGTTACGCTAGGCATTCAAAAAGGTGACCGAGTTGCGATTATGTTACCGAACTGTCCACAAGGAGTAATCGCTTATTACGGTATTTTGTATGCGGGTGGTATTGTTGTTCAAACAAATCCTCTTTATACAGAAAGAGAAGCACAGTACCAATTGAAAGATTCGGGAGCAAAAGCAATCATTACATTAGATATTTTGTATCCTCGTATTTCTAAAATCATGCAAGAGACAGATCTAGAAAACTTGATCATCACTGGCATTAAAGACTATCTCCCTTTCCCGAAAAACTTGGTATATCCTTTCATTCAAAAGAAACAATACGGATTTACCGTAAAAGTAGAACACCGTGGTTCCAATCACTTGTTTACTGAAGTGATGAAAGTAGCAAAAGCTGAGAAATTAAATCCAGTCATTGATTTTGAAAATGATTTAGCGATGCTGCAATACACAGGAGGAACAACAGGTTTCCCTAAAGGTGTTATGCTAACTCACAAAAACCTTGTCAGCAACGTGACAATGTGTAAACATTGGCTATATGAATGCGAAGATGGAAAAGAACGCGTAATGGGCATCTTGCCATTTTTCCATGTTTACGGAATGACAACAGTATTAGTGTTATCAGTTATGCAAGCAAACACGATGATCCTGCTTCCTAAATTCGATGTTGAAACCGCTCTCAAAACAATCGATAAGCAAAAACCGACATTGTTCCCAGGCGCTCCTACTATTTATATTGGTATCTTGAATTCACCGAACTTATCAAAATATGATTTGTCTTCAGTGAATGCCTGCATTAGTGGTTCAGCTGCATTACCGATCGAGATTCAAGAAAAGTTTGAACGTGTCACGGGAGGCCGTTTAGTAGAAGGCTACGGGTTAACCGAGACTTCACCTGTTACGCACGCAAACTTGGTCTATACAGATAAGCGTGTTAAAGGTTCCATTGGAATTCCTTGGCCAGACACAGATTCAGCAGTTTTCCAGATGGATTCAAAAGAGCCACTGCCTGTTGGTGAAGTTGGTGAAATCGCTGTGCGCGGTCCTCAAGTCATGAAAGGTTACTGGAACCGACCAGAAGAAACTGAAATGACGATGCGCGATGGCTGGTTACTAACTGGAGACTTAGGGTACATGGACGAAGACGGTTACTTCTATGTAGTAGATCGTAAGAAAGATATGATTATTGCAGGTGGCTTCAACATCTATCCACGAGAAATCGAAGAAGTGCTGTATGAGCATGAAGCGATTCAAGAGTGCGTGGTAGCAGGTGTACCCGATCCTTACCGCGGTGAGACAGTGAAGGCTTATATTGTGTTAAAAGAAGGCCACACGATTTCAGAAGAGCAATTAAACGAATACTGCCGAACAAAGCTAGCTTCATTCAAAGTACCTCGTTTTTATGAGTTCCGTGAAGAACTACCAAAAACTGCAGTCGGTAAAATTTTACGCCGCACATTGATTGAAGAAGAGAAGGAAAAATTAAAACAATCGCAAACAAGTTGACAGAACGACAATTAAATACTACTATAAAAATATGAATGAATAGTCATTCATATTTTTATTTTGGGGTTGAGACGATGAAAAAGGAAAAGCCTAAATACCGACAAATCATTGATGCAGCCATAGTTGTGATTGCCGAGAACGGGTACCATCAATCCCAGGTCTCCAAAATTGCAAAGCAAGCAGGTGTAGCAGATGGAACCATCTATCTTTATTTTAAAAATAAAGAGGATATCTTGATTTCAGTATTTGATGAAAAGATGGAAATGTTTGCAGATCGCTTACGAGAGATTATTGAGGAGCCTATTACAGCTTCCGATAAACTTTACAAAATGGTCGAAAACCATTTCACAGTACTTTCAGCAGATCGCCATCTAGCGACTGTGACCCAGCTCGAGCTGCGCCAGTCGAATCTTGCACTTCGCATGCGTATCAATGCGGTCCTGAAAAATTATTTGGTTCTGCTGGATACAATCCTAAAAGAGGGCATTGCAAATGGAGAGTTCGATAAAGATATGGATATTCGCTTAGCGAGACAAATGGTCTTTGGTACAATTGATGAGACGACAACAACATGGGTGATGAACGAATACAAATATAATTTGGTAGCGCTCTCACCTAAAGTACACCAGTTATTGTCTAATGCAATAAAAGCTGAATAGGGGATGTGAACAAATGGAATTTCTTTCATGGGAAACACAGGATCATGTGGCAACTGTCACAATAAATCGACCACCAGCAAACGCACTATCACGTCAGTTGATTTTAGAAATCAATGAATTTTTAGATCAAGTAGAAGGTGACGACACTGTTCGTGTCATTGTCTTCAAAGGGGAAGGACGCTTTTTCTCTGCTGGTGCAGACATAAAAGAATTTACGTCCATTAGCAGTGGAGAAGAATTTTCAAAGCTTGCTAAAAATGGCCAAGACATTTTTGAACGCGTAGAAACGTTCTCTAAACCAATCATTGCCGCCATTCATGGAGCAGCATTAGGTGGCGGGTTAGAATTTGCAATGAGTTGCCACATGCGTGTTGTGACAGAAACTACAAAACTTGGTCTACCAGAATTGCAGTTAGGGTTGATTCCTGGTTTTGCAGGAACTCAGCGTCTACCACGTTATGTAGGTTTTGCGAAAGCTGCTGAAATGCTTCTTACAAGTGATCCTATTTCGGGGAAAGAAGCGGCTCATTATGGCTTAGCAAATCGCGCTGTAGAAGAAGACCAGTTAGAAGCAACCGTAGTAGAACTTGCAAAGAAAATCGCTAAGAAAAGTCCAGTTGCTATGAAACATGCTTTAGAGATGTTGCAGTATACAAAGCATGATTCGTACTATAAAGGTGTCGACGCAGAAGCGCACTCTTTTGGAACCGTTTTCGTGTCAGAAGATGCCAAAGAAGGAATTTCTGCGTTTTTAGAAAAACGCCAACCGAACTTTAAAGGAAACTAATTAACTTTTGGAGGGAACCCAATGAATATTTATGTATTAGTGAAACGTACATTTGACACAGAAGAAAGAATCGTCGTATCAGGTGGACACATTCAAGAAGACGGAGCAGAGTTCATCATCAATCCTTACGATGAATATGCAATCGAAGAAGCTATCCAAGTACGCGACGCGCACGGTGGAGAAGTAACTGTTATCACTATGGGTGACGAAGAAGCTGAAAAGCAACTTCGCACAGCACTTGCTATGGGTGCCGACAAAGCAGTTCTAATCAATACAGAAGACGTGGATGACTTAGATCAATTTAGCGCAGCACACGTTCTTGCTGAATATTTGAAAGACAAAGATGCAGACCTAATCCTAGCGGGAAATGTAGCTATCGATGGTGGTTCTGGTCAAGTGGGTCCACGTGTTGCAGAATTACTAGGCATTAACTGTGTAACAACTATCACAAACCTTGAAATCAATGGAGATACGGTTTCCATTAAACGTGATGTTGAGGGAGACACAGAAGAGCTTGAAACGAAGTTGCCACTTTTAGTAACAGCACAACAAGGTTTAAACGAACCACGTTATCCATCTCTTCCAGGTATCATGAAGGCGAAGAAAAAGCCTTTAGAAGAGCTTGAGTTGGATGATTTAGATATCGACGAAGACGATGTAGTAGCAAAAACAGAGACAATTGAAATCTATCTTCCTCCGAAAAAAGAGGCTGGAAAAGTTCTTCAAGGAGATCTTCAAGATCAAGTGAAAGAATTAGTCGGCTTACTTCGCACGGAAGCAAAAGTGATTTAATTAAAGGAAACAACATCGAAGGAGGAACTTAGCATGTCATCAAAAGTACTTGTATTAGCAGAATCCCGTGAAGGATCTTTACGTAACGTTTCATTTGAAGCAATTGCAGCAGGCAAGAAAATCTCTGGTGGTGGAGAAGTAGTTTCTGTCCTACTAGGGGATACAGTTGGGGAATTAGCGACTGAGCTTGGTGCGTTTGGAGCTGATCGTGTCATTACAGTGGAACACCCACATTTGA
Protein-coding regions in this window:
- a CDS encoding electron transfer flavoprotein subunit beta/FixA family protein; the protein is MNIYVLVKRTFDTEERIVVSGGHIQEDGAEFIINPYDEYAIEEAIQVRDAHGGEVTVITMGDEEAEKQLRTALAMGADKAVLINTEDVDDLDQFSAAHVLAEYLKDKDADLILAGNVAIDGGSGQVGPRVAELLGINCVTTITNLEINGDTVSIKRDVEGDTEELETKLPLLVTAQQGLNEPRYPSLPGIMKAKKKPLEELELDDLDIDEDDVVAKTETIEIYLPPKKEAGKVLQGDLQDQVKELVGLLRTEAKVI